In one Acidobacteriota bacterium genomic region, the following are encoded:
- a CDS encoding type II secretion system F family protein, with amino-acid sequence MPRFRCRVGSSTGEVSIQEIVAPSEGALRGQLEEKGYFVFSIRPARAWENLLGGVASSQRRVRLRDFILFNQEFTALLKAGLPVLTALDLLLAHEREGGFQKILSQVRDDVRAGASLSEAFANRGNAFPAIYSATLAAGERSGELVTVIQRYLFYLKTVQSIQKKVMSALIYPVILLTLSVALIFLLLTVIVPKFSELFMGSGAALPAITQIVLAASKVAQVGWPLALAALIAAPVLFKVLSARPEGRLWLARVRMRLPLLGVNIRRYNISQMCRTLGTLVAGGIPIVTALDVVAEAMSNELYKVELRNVKRQVLEGQALWSSLQKTNVMTPMAVEMVEVGESTGSLAEMLDQVSQFYDEELSTAVERFVALLEPALLLFMAVLIALVVLSVYMPLFSMYNLVSG; translated from the coding sequence ATGCCGAGGTTTCGGTGCCGGGTGGGGTCCTCCACCGGAGAGGTTTCGATTCAGGAGATTGTGGCCCCGAGCGAGGGGGCCCTCCGGGGCCAGCTCGAAGAGAAGGGGTATTTCGTCTTCTCCATCCGGCCGGCCCGGGCTTGGGAGAACCTCCTCGGCGGCGTGGCTTCCTCCCAGCGGCGCGTCCGCCTGCGAGACTTCATCCTCTTCAATCAGGAGTTCACGGCTCTGCTGAAGGCCGGACTCCCCGTCCTGACGGCCCTGGACCTGCTCCTGGCCCACGAGCGGGAAGGCGGGTTCCAGAAGATTCTGAGCCAGGTCCGCGACGACGTCCGCGCGGGAGCCTCCCTTTCCGAGGCCTTTGCCAACCGCGGCAACGCCTTCCCGGCCATCTACTCGGCGACGCTGGCCGCCGGGGAACGCTCGGGCGAACTGGTGACGGTCATCCAGCGGTATCTCTTCTACCTCAAGACGGTGCAGTCCATCCAGAAAAAGGTGATGTCCGCCCTCATCTATCCCGTCATCCTCCTTACCCTCTCGGTGGCCCTGATCTTTCTTCTTCTGACCGTCATCGTCCCCAAGTTCTCCGAGCTGTTCATGGGCTCCGGGGCCGCCCTGCCCGCCATCACCCAGATCGTCCTCGCGGCCTCCAAAGTGGCCCAGGTGGGCTGGCCCCTCGCCCTGGCGGCCCTCATCGCGGCGCCGGTCCTCTTCAAGGTCCTCTCCGCGCGGCCCGAGGGCCGGCTCTGGCTCGCCCGCGTACGCATGCGCCTCCCGCTTCTGGGAGTCAACATCCGCCGGTACAACATCTCCCAGATGTGCCGGACCCTGGGCACGCTGGTGGCGGGAGGCATCCCCATCGTGACGGCCCTCGACGTGGTCGCCGAGGCCATGAGCAACGAGCTCTACAAGGTGGAGCTTCGAAACGTGAAGCGGCAGGTGCTGGAGGGCCAGGCCCTGTGGTCCAGCCTCCAGAAAACGAACGTCATGACGCCCATGGCCGTCGAAATGGTGGAGGTGGGGGAGTCCACGGGATCGCTGGCGGAGATGCTCGACCAGGTGAGCCAGTTCTACGACGAAGAGCTATCCACCGCCGTGGAGCGCTTCGTCGCCCTCCTCGAGCCGGCCCTGCTCCTGTTCATGGCCGTCCTCATCGCCCTCGTGGTACTCTCGGTATACATGCCGCTCTTCTCCATGTACAACCTGGTGAGCGGATAG
- a CDS encoding GspE/PulE family protein, translating into MAASPGELTSRLPTDGELLNEEKSARRLAESLRLPFMSLKDFRVDTGLFLSIPVDLMFRYTFVPYREEGAFLSVVAADPSDVTMIDELEALMKRPLRLFVGVRSEIQDVLKKSESSQRVLEEVSEDFRIQIVREDAEEGEEGVISIDKLSEDTSPIIKLVDFTVFNALQRRASDIHVETGETEVVIKYRIDGVLYPAMDPIDKRFHATIISRIKVMAELDIAEKRVPQDGRFKLKIKGRTVDFRVSVIPTIHGEDCVIRILDKESTSEEFKNLSLDVLGFEPEVMRRIRRHANEPYGMLLVTGPTGSGKTTTLYAVLSEIQSAEYKMITIEDPVEYQLRGVTQIPVNEKKGLTFARGLRSILRHDPDKIMVGEIRDEETANIAIQSALTGHLVFTTVHANNVVDVLGRFLNMKVEPYNFVSALNCVLAQRLVRRICPSCRESVTYPRELLVDNRIPPDLAAGAQLYRGVGCLDCNGTGFRGRMAISELLELSDRIRELIIDRKPSSEIKKAAREEGMVTLRESAVRVLLSGQTTLKEINKVTFVED; encoded by the coding sequence ATGGCCGCGTCGCCCGGTGAACTCACCTCCCGGCTCCCGACGGACGGGGAGCTCCTGAACGAAGAGAAGAGCGCCCGGCGCCTCGCCGAGTCGTTGCGGCTCCCCTTCATGTCCCTGAAGGACTTCCGGGTGGACACGGGGCTCTTCCTCTCCATCCCCGTGGACCTCATGTTCCGCTACACCTTTGTCCCGTACCGGGAGGAAGGGGCGTTCCTGTCCGTGGTGGCCGCGGACCCCTCGGATGTCACCATGATCGACGAACTCGAGGCCCTCATGAAGAGGCCCCTCCGCCTCTTCGTGGGGGTCCGGAGCGAGATCCAGGACGTTCTGAAGAAGTCCGAGTCGAGTCAGCGCGTCCTGGAGGAGGTCAGCGAGGACTTTCGGATCCAGATCGTACGGGAGGACGCGGAGGAAGGCGAGGAGGGCGTCATCTCCATCGACAAGCTCTCCGAGGACACCTCGCCCATCATCAAGCTCGTGGACTTCACCGTGTTCAACGCGCTCCAGCGCAGGGCGAGCGACATCCACGTGGAAACCGGAGAGACGGAGGTCGTCATCAAGTACCGGATCGACGGCGTCCTCTACCCGGCCATGGATCCCATCGACAAGCGATTCCATGCCACGATCATCTCCCGCATCAAGGTCATGGCCGAACTGGACATCGCCGAAAAGCGCGTGCCCCAGGACGGGCGGTTCAAGCTCAAGATCAAGGGCCGCACCGTCGACTTCCGCGTGAGCGTGATCCCCACCATCCACGGCGAGGACTGCGTGATCCGGATCCTCGACAAGGAGTCCACGAGCGAGGAGTTCAAGAATCTGAGCCTGGACGTGCTGGGTTTCGAGCCGGAGGTGATGAGGAGGATCCGCCGCCACGCCAACGAGCCCTACGGCATGCTCCTCGTCACGGGCCCCACCGGTTCCGGCAAGACCACGACCCTGTACGCCGTGCTTTCGGAGATCCAGTCGGCCGAGTACAAGATGATCACCATCGAGGACCCCGTCGAGTACCAGCTGCGCGGGGTGACTCAGATTCCGGTCAACGAGAAGAAGGGGCTCACCTTCGCCCGGGGACTGAGGTCCATCCTCCGGCACGACCCGGACAAGATCATGGTGGGGGAGATCCGCGACGAGGAGACGGCCAACATCGCCATCCAGTCCGCGCTCACGGGACACCTCGTCTTCACCACGGTCCACGCCAACAACGTGGTGGACGTCCTCGGACGCTTCCTCAACATGAAGGTGGAGCCCTACAACTTCGTCTCGGCCCTGAACTGCGTTCTGGCTCAGCGGCTGGTGCGCCGGATCTGCCCCTCCTGCCGGGAGAGCGTGACGTACCCCCGGGAACTCCTCGTGGACAACCGGATCCCGCCCGACCTCGCCGCCGGCGCGCAACTCTACCGGGGGGTCGGCTGCCTGGACTGCAACGGCACGGGATTCCGTGGGCGCATGGCCATTTCGGAGCTGCTGGAGCTTTCCGACCGGATCCGGGAACTCATCATCGACCGGAAGCCGTCCAGCGAGATCAAGAAGGCGGCGAGGGAGGAGGGGATGGTCACGTTGCGCGAGTCGGCCGTCCGGGTCTTGCTCTCCGGACAGACCACCCTCAAGGAGATCAACAAGGTGACGTTCGTCGAGGATTGA